The nucleotide window AAACAGCCAGATTGTTAAATTCCTTGGAGGTATGCCCGCAGAGAAATACCACTGCTCGGTAATGGGTCATGACGCACTGTCAGACGCGATTAACAATTTCATCACCAAAAGAGATGCAATCGCAGTTGCTATTAAGGATATACTGGCTGAGAATCCCGGCAAACTCAGAAGTATCCTTGGAGACAGGACAATCCGTATAGAGCACGTTCATCCAGGACGGATTCGAATAAGCAATGTAGACGCAAACAGACAGAAGGTTACTGAAATACTTGAAAAGGAGCTTCATGACAGAACAGGGAGTACAGTTGAAGTGAGGATTGACTGATGGAAGTCTATCTGGATAACAACGCGACTACCCGGATGGCTCCTGAAGTTCTTGATGCAATGATGCCGTTTTATAAAGATAAGTACGGCAATCCATCAAGTTTTCATACATTCGGCAGTAATCTCATTGAGGACATAGAAAAAGCCAGGCAGCAGGTCGCTGATCTAATCGGTGCAGAACCTTCAGAAATCTTCTTTACATCAGGAGGAACAGAAAGCGATAACACTGCCCTGTTTTACGGTGCAGGAGCAGATTCCGAGAAACCGGGGCTTGTAACATCCGTTGTGGAACATCCAGCAGTTCTTGAGACTGCCAGATATATCGAGCAGACCGGGCATCCTCTCGGTCTGGTCATGGTGAATAAAAGCGGTTCTGTCTCTATGGATTCCCTTGAAGAACTGGTCAACTCTGAAACCGGTCTGGTGTCCATAATGAAAGCAAACAATGAAACCGGCGTCATTATGCCTGTTAAGGAAGCCGCGGAGATAGCCCACAGAGCAGGGGCGCTTTTCCATACGGATGCTGTTCAGGCGGTCGGCAAGATTCCGGTTGATGTGAAGGCCGAGGGAATAGACCTTCTCAGTCTTTCAGCTCACAAATTCCACGGACCAAAAGGTGTCGGCGCGCTTTATGTTCGCAAAGGATTAAGACTGAATCCGTTCATGCATGGCGGACATCAGGAACAAGGGGTGAGATCAGGAACCTACAATATCGCCGGGATCGTCGGGCTTGGAAAAGCCGCAGAGATGGCAAGGTTCTTCATTGCGGAGGAAGCATTGAAAACATCCTCTCTTCTGGAAAAGCTTGAATCAGGTATTCGTAGTAAATGTCCCGGAGCGGTTATAGTTGGAGCCTCTGCGGAAAGACTCCCCAATACGGCAACAGTTCTTTTCATAAACGTGGAAAGTGAAGCCATTCTTACTTTAATCGACTTTGCGGGGATCTTCGTATCTTCAGGATCCGCCTGCAGTACAGGGAGCAAAGATCCAAGCTATGTTCTCACATCCATGGGAATCAGTACCGCTGACGCGAATACCGCGATACGCTTCAGCCTCAGTATGTACACATCGGATCAGGAGATTGATTACGTGCTTGAAGTGCTTCCGCCGATAATAGAGAAACTGAGAAAAATCTCACCATACACAGTATAAGGGGACATGCAGGCTCTGCTGCGTGTCCCCAAAAACATGAGGCTCTGCTGCGTGTCCCCAAAAACATGAGGCTCTGCTGCGTGTCCTCGCTAAAAACCTGAACCTGTCCAGGCAACTCCTGCCGAGATGCTGTATTCCCTATTTCCACTGAGTCCGGCTCTCATCGAAACGAACAGAGCAGCATTATCAACAGCGTAGGATGTTATTGTCGCCGCAAGACCCAGATCACCCGTTGTAGTGCCATCCAGGCCACATATGATTTGAAGGTCACCGGTGATGTAGCTGGATCCTCCGGCAGAGAATTTCATGTAATCAATAATACGACCCTCGAAAGGATTACTGCCTCCATTAAGAACGTAGGAAGCTGCTGTATGCAGCCTTAGAAGACGGAAGGTTGTACTTGTTGCTATTCCGAAGGCAAGCTCAGAACCGGTATCCCGACCCTCGCTTCCCGTGGGCAGAGTAATGAGCCCCTTGAAAACCAGAGCAGATCCTCCGCGAGCGGTTTCGTAAAGCCATGAACACCCGGCTGAGATATCTCCAAGAAGATGTCCGTCGCCAGAGGAGTCGTTTAAATAGACCGGTATCTCGCCACCGAATTCAAGATTATCGATACAGCCCCAGACAATACTCAAGGGAAGAAGAAGACAATTGCCGGTGTCATTCTTCATTTCTGTATACTCAAGCTTTCCCTGAATTCTAAGAAAACCTCTATCTAATACTATTGATCCTGGAAGGAAGGGATAACCACTGAGACCTCCCTCAGCCGAAATTCCCTGGCTGGAAACATCAGCCTCGATTACAAAGGGGATAAGCAGGACGATAAACAGCAATATCAGTTTCACATTTCTCCTTCTTGTTCA belongs to Candidatus Aegiribacteria sp. and includes:
- a CDS encoding iron-sulfur cluster assembly scaffold protein produces the protein MWKYSEILMDHFMNPRNAGELDNPDGHSEVGSPQCGDAMTLDIKVDDDDRISDIRFMTFGCAGAIAAASALTEIAKGLTLEEAKGIKNSQIVKFLGGMPAEKYHCSVMGHDALSDAINNFITKRDAIAVAIKDILAENPGKLRSILGDRTIRIEHVHPGRIRISNVDANRQKVTEILEKELHDRTGSTVEVRID
- a CDS encoding aminotransferase class V-fold PLP-dependent enzyme, which produces MMEVYLDNNATTRMAPEVLDAMMPFYKDKYGNPSSFHTFGSNLIEDIEKARQQVADLIGAEPSEIFFTSGGTESDNTALFYGAGADSEKPGLVTSVVEHPAVLETARYIEQTGHPLGLVMVNKSGSVSMDSLEELVNSETGLVSIMKANNETGVIMPVKEAAEIAHRAGALFHTDAVQAVGKIPVDVKAEGIDLLSLSAHKFHGPKGVGALYVRKGLRLNPFMHGGHQEQGVRSGTYNIAGIVGLGKAAEMARFFIAEEALKTSSLLEKLESGIRSKCPGAVIVGASAERLPNTATVLFINVESEAILTLIDFAGIFVSSGSACSTGSKDPSYVLTSMGISTADANTAIRFSLSMYTSDQEIDYVLEVLPPIIEKLRKISPYTV